The Candidatus Tanganyikabacteria bacterium DNA segment CTGACCGTTGACGGCCAGAACCGGATACTGGTGTCGCTTCCTGGCCAGCGGCGGCACCGGGTCCGCGTGGCCGACGAAGCCGACTGCCTGGTGCTGTCTGCCATGGTAGCGCGCGCGGCGATCCTCGAGGCGGTGGACAGGCCTATTCTCTGGGCCTGGCGGCGCAACCGCGGCACCCGGCTCGTGGGCTTCCGCCTCGACGCCCGGGATGCCCTCATCGGCGAGGCGCGCGTGCCCAAGGCCGGGATCTCCGGCGAGGAGTTCCGCACGTACGTCAACGCCGTCGCCAGGGAGTGCGATCGCTTCGAGTACCTGCTGACCGGGCAGGATCGGGAGTAGGCACCAGACAGTCCGTTCTTGACGCCGCCGGTAGTATGACATACTGTCATACCAGGAGGCAGCTGATGGCTCGCTCGAAGATCGCGATCACGCTCGACGAAGCCACTTTGGCACGCGTGGACCGCCTGGTGCGCCAGGCGATGTTTGCCAATCGTAGCCAGGCGATCCAGGCCGCGATCGACGAGAAGCTGGAGCGTATCGAACGCAGCCGCCTTGCCAGAGAGTGCGCGAAGCTCGACAAGAGGGTCGAAAGGGCGCTTGCGGACGAAGAGCTTGCCGAGGATCTCGCCGCATGGCCCGAATTCTGAGGGGCGAGGTCCGCTGGGCCGACCTGAACCCCGTTCGCGGCCACGAGCAAGCAGGACGGCGGCCAGTCCTCGTCCTGAGCCAGGACGTCTTCAACGAGCGCTCGGGCACCGTCATCGCGGTCGCGCTCACGAGTCAGCAACAGAAGGCCGGCTTCCCCCTGACGCTAGAGCTGAGCGCCAAGGAATTGCCCGGGCCCGCGTGGGTCAAGATCAGTCAGATCCGGACCTTGTCGGTGGAGCGAGTCGGCAGGCTCTTGGGTCGGGTCGAACCCGAGACGCTGGCCCAGATCATCGACGGCCTGCTCGAGATCATCGGGCCCTGACGCGCCCTGGCTACTCCGACACGGGGAGCGCTCGCAACCCGGCGAGTTCCCGGGCGGCATCCTGGTCGCCGCGATCCGCAAGTACCTTCAGGAATCGCCTCGCCCCTTCTTCCTGGCGCGACAGGCCGTCACCGCTGCGCAAGCGACGCACCATCGCCCGCATTGCTCCGGGGTGGCCGGCCTCGGCCGCCTCGCGCAGGAACTCGCCGCCGGCAACCTCGCGGCCCTTGGTTGGCTGCCAGTGCGGCCGACCGCAGAAGCTCTTCCCCGCGGTCGCGGTGCATCGGCGATGCCTCGCCATCGACCGCACCGGTCAGCCAGGCGGTAGGTCGCCCTGATCGGCAGCGCCGGCTTTTCATCGTTGACGAAATCGTCAAGATTGTTATCCTTGGAGGGTGAGTCCGCCGCTACCTAGCTTCACTCTCGATGGCGTGTTGCCGCCGGGCGACTACGTCCTGACCTTCAGCGACCTGAGAGCCTCACTGCTCGTGAGCGGTCCGGGAAGCGGCCAGAATCCCTGGGATGCCACGTGGCGTCACACGTTGATCGGGCTTTGTGAAGCTCTCGTCCAGCAACTTTGGGCCGAAGGCGTCACCGAGGTCTATCTCGACGGCTCCTTTGTCGAGGACAAGGCGCATCCCAACGACATCGACGGCTACTTCGTCTGCGATGCGCTTGATCTGACGGATCTTCAGCGGCGGCTGAACGCCAGGGACCCCTACCAGTGCTGGACCTGGGACAGCCGGTCCCGGACTTTCGACCCGAACTCGGCCAAGTACCAGCTCCCGATGTGGCACTTCTACAGAACCGAGCTCTACCCGCACTTCGGGCAGTTCTCCGGGATTCGCGGGCCAACAGGGTATCCCTTGACGTTTCCCGACGCCTTCCGGCAGCGGCGCGGCGAGGGGCTCGTCAAGGGCATTCTCCGGATCGTTCCGTGAGCGAAAGGAAAGCGAACCATGATCAAGACGGAACGCGAGTGGAACGCCATGAGGGCGCAGCTCGAGGTCGAGGACAAGCGTCTCGCGGAGCAGCGCCAGCTTCTCGTCGACGCCGGACTAAGCGATAAACAACTGGAGGCCGCGATGGCGCCACTCATCAGCTTCCGGGACCAACTCGCCGAGGAGATCGAGTTCTACGAGCGCATCAAGGCCAAGGACTTCAGCGCGCTCTCGAACTTTGAATCCATCGGCCGGCTCTTGATCGCCCTCCGGATCGCGTCAGGCAGGACCCAACACGATCTGGCGGTCGCCCTGCAAATGGACGATGCGCAGATCTCGCGGTACGAGCGGGACGAGTACTACGGCCTGACGGTCCCCAAGATCATCCAGGTGCTCAAGGCACTCGGCTTCCGGATCAAGATGGGTGTCGAGCCCCTCGATGAGCCTCGCGACGGCGGCCGGATTCCGGCCTGAGGCATAAGTTCGATCCGGTCGAGGGCCACTGTCTCGGCCGCCCGGGAGGAGGATCCGGGCCGGTTAGTCATGCGCCACTGGTAGTCGAGAAGCGGTGCCATCAGTACTCGGGTGTTCCCGTCAAGGAACCAGCTGGCCGGGGGAGCACACCAGGATCTCCGCGGTACCGACGCGCCTCGTGTAAGGCGTGACGGCGGACGGCGTGACCAGGACGTTCCGTCCCTCGGGGTAGTACCGGCGAAACGTCGCCAGGCCCTTCGGGTCGAACTCGCCGGGGCCCCACTTGCACTCGACCGTATCGACGGCGTCCCGCGCTGTGGCCAGTACGAAATCAAGCTCGCGCCCGCTCTTGTCCCGCCAGTACTGCACCCGCGTGTCGGGAAAGCGCGCCTGCAGGTGTTCGAGGACGACGTGTTCCCAGGGGGGCCCGAAATCATCCGCACGCAGCGGATCCCAGCCCCGCGCGAAGCTCACGAACCCCGTATCGAACCCGTAAACCTTGGGCTCAAGCCGAACAGCCTCTGCACGTCGCGGGCGAAGAACGAATCCAGCCACTCCCGGTACAGGGCCGGTTTCTTCGGCTCGGCCAGCAACGCGGGCGGAAGGCCACCCCGAAAGAGGCGCTGCACCAGCGTCGCGCCGAATGCCGGCAGCTCCTCCCAGAGGACCGGCGTCAGATGCACCTCACGCTTCCGGCCGGTGAGGGCATCCCGGAACTTCCTCGTCGCCGCCACCGTGGAGGAGCCCGTGGCGAGGATCCTCAGGCGCCGCCCCGACCTTTAAAACCCGCGCCGGATCCCGTAGCTGGTGGACCTCGTCGAACACCACGATCGGCGTGGCGCAATTGCAGAAGAAGACCTGCGGATCGCGAACCATGTCCTCGGCGCTGGGCAGATCGCAGTTGACGAAGGTGACCCGCTCCGGTCCGAAGCTCCTTGCCGGCGTGGTCTTGCCGCACCGCCGCATGCCGCAGAGCCATGCGATGGGGACGTCACGCCAGGCATCTTCGATCCGCTGGCGCCAGAACGGCCGGTCGATCATGGAATCATACTTTGCACATGGTATGACTAAACGAAAAGTATCATGGCATGAGGGCGTATTTGAAGCGCCGCTATCAGAAAGACAGCCGGGCCTCGTTCTTCTCCTCGCGCACTGCAAACCGCTCAGCCAGCTCGAGCTCGACCTCGGCCCGCGGCCGCCCGTAGCGCCGGCGCGAGCGATCCCGGACCTCGGCCGCGGCCGGCGTGTCGACCTCGGCCGGCCGGAAGGCCGTCCGCAAGCTGAACGGCCGGGTGGCCTGGCCCGAGATGAGCATCCTGGCGTACACGTGGAAGTTCGCCAGGTTGATCAGGTCGTGCTTGGTCACGGTGGGCGCGAACTCGAGGGCCATGCGCTCGGCGTCCATCGCGCCGATGCGGAACGCGAGAATGGTGCCGACGTTGCCCGCGATCG contains these protein-coding regions:
- a CDS encoding ribbon-helix-helix protein, CopG family translates to MARSKIAITLDEATLARVDRLVRQAMFANRSQAIQAAIDEKLERIERSRLARECAKLDKRVERALADEELAEDLAAWPEF
- a CDS encoding type II toxin-antitoxin system PemK/MazF family toxin, with the translated sequence MARILRGEVRWADLNPVRGHEQAGRRPVLVLSQDVFNERSGTVIAVALTSQQQKAGFPLTLELSAKELPGPAWVKISQIRTLSVERVGRLLGRVEPETLAQIIDGLLEIIGP
- a CDS encoding helix-turn-helix domain-containing protein → MIKTEREWNAMRAQLEVEDKRLAEQRQLLVDAGLSDKQLEAAMAPLISFRDQLAEEIEFYERIKAKDFSALSNFESIGRLLIALRIASGRTQHDLAVALQMDDAQISRYERDEYYGLTVPKIIQVLKALGFRIKMGVEPLDEPRDGGRIPA
- a CDS encoding DUF4143 domain-containing protein; amino-acid sequence: MAGFVLRPRRAEAVRLEPKVYGFDTGFVSFARGWDPLRADDFGPPWEHVVLEHLQARFPDTRVQYWRDKSGRELDFVLATARDAVDTVECKWGPGEFDPKGLATFRRYYPEGRNVLVTPSAVTPYTRRVGTAEILVCSPGQLVP
- a CDS encoding AAA family ATPase, whose translation is MIDRPFWRQRIEDAWRDVPIAWLCGMRRCGKTTPARSFGPERVTFVNCDLPSAEDMVRDPQVFFCNCATPIVVFDEVHQLRDPARVLKVGAAPEDPRHGLLHGGGDEEVPGCPHRPEA